In the genome of Mytilus edulis chromosome 3, xbMytEdul2.2, whole genome shotgun sequence, one region contains:
- the LOC139515526 gene encoding uncharacterized protein produces MYVCTCRFLRYPKNPLRGVTLGNPGPCGAGAIIYINDKEEKLKRPVSNKGSILLAELIAIKMVLDYMESFSKEQINTLTLFSDSQTALGILTLNWKSDSYHQTINEIKGKIKNLNEHGFLINLNWTPGHANIKGNDEADSLAKEAAKEAETLAVDDIVFTKQDVKKAARNSVTKKWQRRWENSNTGRHYFRFHPEVKDKVKKDFPSKKMYNIINSLRTGYSKLNAYQFIINQHINSETCDHCKQKENVQHYLFECDLYSDARDKLFHQIYFITGQIPTDLDNLLTINLPNAENINQLLAEYIEETNRFSG; encoded by the coding sequence atgtatgtatgtacttgtAGATTCCTCCGATATCCAAAGAACCCCTTGAGAGGGGTGACTTTAGGAAATCCAGGCCCCTGCGGTGCAGGAGCTATAATTTACATTAATGAtaaagaagaaaaattaaaaagacctGTCTCTAACAAAGGATCAATCTTGTTAGCTGAACTTATAGCAATAAAAATGGTTCTGGATTATATGGAATCTTTTTCAAAAGAGCAAATTAATACTTTAACTTTATTTTCGGACAGTCAGACAGCATTAGGTATCTTAACTCTCAATTGGAAAAGTGACAGCTATCATCAAACCATTAAcgaaatcaaagggaaaataaaaaatttaaacgaaCATGGATTTTTAATAAACTTAAACTGGACACCAGGACATGCCAACATAAAAGGAAATGACGAGGCAGACTCCCTGGCAAAAGAAGCTGCTAAAGAAGCAGAAACACTAGCAGTTGATGACATAGTGTTTACAAAACAAGATGTAAAAAAAGCAGCTAGAAATTCTGTTACAAAAAAATGGCAACGCAGATGGGAAAATAGTAATACTGGACGTCATTATTTCAGATTTCATCCTGAAGTTaaagataaagttaaaaaagacTTCCCgtcaaaaaaaatgtacaacataATCAACAGTTTACGAACAGGTTATTCTAaattaaatgcataccaatttaTAATAAACCAGCACATCAACTCGGAAACCTGTGATCActgcaaacaaaaagaaaatgtacaacACTACCTTTTTGAATGTGACCTGTATTCAGATGCCAGAgacaaattatttcatcaaatatactTCATAACAGGACAAATTCCAACAGATCTAGACAATTTATTAACAATCAATTTGCCAAATGCAGAAAATATCAATCAATTATTAGCGGAGTACATAGAGGAAACAAACCGTTTTAGTGGataa